A window of the Nibribacter ruber genome harbors these coding sequences:
- the folP gene encoding dihydropteroate synthase: MEVPLVMGILNATPDSFYANSRVSNLDMTLTRAGQMLADGATFLDIGGYSTRPGAPEVSEQEELDRVLPVIEAVAQAYPEALISVDTFRARVAREAAQKGAHIINDVSGGSLDEGMLETIGRLGIPYILMHMRGTPQTMASYTEYPNGLLEELISYFTEKIARLRALGVKDILLDPGFGFAKTMDQNYFLLNHLRELEMLELPLLIGLSRKGMIYKPLQVTPAEALPGTIVANTLALLNGANILRVHDVKEAAQTIQLVEKTRTA; encoded by the coding sequence TTGGAAGTACCTCTTGTGATGGGCATTTTGAACGCCACGCCAGATTCTTTCTACGCCAACAGCCGGGTTTCTAACCTGGACATGACGTTGACCAGGGCCGGGCAGATGCTGGCAGACGGCGCCACGTTCCTGGACATTGGCGGCTATTCTACCCGCCCGGGCGCGCCCGAAGTCTCTGAGCAGGAAGAGCTGGACCGCGTACTGCCCGTGATAGAGGCTGTGGCGCAGGCGTACCCAGAAGCACTCATCTCTGTAGACACGTTCAGGGCCAGGGTAGCCCGGGAAGCCGCCCAAAAAGGGGCCCATATCATCAATGATGTGTCTGGTGGCAGCCTGGACGAAGGCATGTTGGAGACCATCGGGCGGCTGGGAATTCCGTATATTTTAATGCACATGCGCGGCACGCCGCAGACCATGGCCTCTTACACGGAGTACCCCAACGGCTTGCTGGAAGAACTTATTTCTTATTTCACAGAAAAAATTGCGCGGCTGCGGGCCCTGGGCGTGAAGGACATTCTCCTGGATCCTGGGTTCGGGTTCGCCAAGACCATGGACCAGAACTATTTTCTGCTCAACCATTTGCGGGAGCTGGAGATGCTGGAACTGCCGCTCTTGATTGGCTTGTCCCGCAAGGGCATGATCTATAAACCGCTGCAGGTGACGCCGGCCGAGGCCTTGCCGGGCACAATTGTAGCCAACACCCTGGCGTTATTGAACGGGGCCAACATTTTGCGGGTGCATGATGTGAAGGAGGCAGCGCAGACCATACAACTAGTAGAAAAAACCAGAACCGCGTGA
- the kbl gene encoding glycine C-acetyltransferase, giving the protein MYETLQPDLQQQLADIEAAGLYKRERIITTPQHAEIKTQSTGEVLNFCANNYLGLSSHPAVIEAAKKTIDTHGYGMSSVRFICGTQDIHKELEAKIAEFLGTEDTILYAAAFDANGGVFEPLFDEQSAIISDALNHASIIDGVRLCKAQRYRYEHNNMADLEAKLQEAQGAKHRIIVTDGSFSMDGTIAQLDKICDLADQYKALVMVDECHSSGFIGKTGRGTHEHHNVMGRVDIITGTLGKALGGAMGGFTSGRKEIVDMLRQRSRPYLFSNSLAPSIVGASLAVLDLLSSSTELRDRLEKNTLYFRDKMTEAGFDIKPGVHPIVPVMLYDAKLAQDFAAKMLEKGIYVIGFYYPVVAKGAARIRVQLSAEHTQEHIDRAIAAFIEVGRELGVLKG; this is encoded by the coding sequence ATGTACGAAACCTTACAACCAGATTTACAGCAACAGCTAGCCGACATTGAAGCGGCCGGTCTATATAAAAGAGAGCGCATCATCACCACGCCGCAGCACGCCGAGATAAAGACGCAGAGCACGGGCGAGGTCTTGAACTTCTGCGCCAACAACTACCTGGGCCTTTCGTCGCACCCAGCGGTGATTGAGGCCGCCAAGAAGACCATTGACACCCACGGCTACGGCATGAGCTCGGTGCGTTTCATTTGCGGAACCCAGGATATTCACAAAGAACTGGAAGCCAAGATTGCCGAGTTCCTGGGCACTGAGGATACTATTCTATACGCGGCTGCTTTTGACGCCAACGGCGGCGTGTTTGAGCCTTTGTTTGATGAGCAGTCTGCCATTATCTCAGATGCCTTGAACCATGCGTCCATTATTGACGGCGTGCGCCTGTGCAAGGCCCAGCGCTACCGCTATGAGCACAATAACATGGCCGATCTGGAAGCCAAACTGCAGGAAGCCCAAGGCGCCAAGCACCGCATCATTGTCACGGACGGTTCATTCTCCATGGACGGCACCATCGCCCAGCTAGACAAAATCTGTGACCTGGCAGACCAATACAAGGCGTTGGTGATGGTAGACGAATGCCACTCTAGTGGTTTTATTGGCAAAACCGGACGCGGCACGCATGAGCACCACAACGTGATGGGCCGCGTGGACATCATCACAGGTACTTTGGGTAAAGCTTTGGGCGGCGCTATGGGAGGCTTCACCTCGGGTAGAAAAGAGATTGTGGACATGTTGCGCCAGCGCTCGCGGCCGTATCTGTTCTCTAACTCTTTGGCGCCTTCTATTGTGGGGGCTTCTTTGGCCGTGTTAGATTTGTTAAGTTCCAGCACTGAACTGCGCGACCGTCTGGAGAAGAACACGCTGTACTTCAGAGACAAGATGACCGAAGCTGGATTTGACATCAAGCCAGGCGTGCACCCAATTGTGCCCGTGATGCTGTATGACGCCAAACTGGCCCAGGACTTCGCCGCGAAGATGCTGGAGAAAGGCATTTACGTGATTGGGTTCTACTACCCAGTGGTAGCCAAAGGCGCAGCCCGCATCAGGGTTCAACTATCTGCCGAGCATACCCAGGAGCACATTGACCGCGCCATTGCCGCCTTCATTGAGGTGGGTCGTGAGTTGGGTGTCTTGAAAGGGTAA
- a CDS encoding thioredoxin family protein, whose protein sequence is MAITTSSDAELRSIIFEKERVIVKFTDENCNVCKQLAPSMEKFSDDPKYQGITFLRMEASENPVSSKEVKLTGTPFFATYFNGTLKNCGLLSTEHEVKELLDSLLVCCD, encoded by the coding sequence ATGGCCATAACAACTTCTTCTGATGCAGAACTGCGATCCATTATATTTGAGAAAGAGCGCGTCATCGTAAAATTCACTGACGAGAATTGTAACGTCTGCAAGCAACTGGCACCGTCTATGGAGAAGTTCTCTGACGACCCCAAGTACCAAGGCATTACCTTCCTGCGCATGGAAGCCTCAGAAAACCCCGTGTCCAGCAAAGAAGTGAAACTGACCGGCACTCCGTTCTTTGCCACCTATTTCAACGGCACCCTCAAAAACTGCGGCCTTCTTTCTACAGAGCACGAAGTGAAAGAACTCCTGGACTCGCTCCTGGTCTGCTGTGACTAA
- a CDS encoding serine hydrolase, with product MRFLQTLLFCLLAFTSFAQKPKEKIDQKLTQKLEALTKGFEGEVGIYVKHLKTGKTVAINADTLFPTASMIKVPIMVGVFNKIERGELDPKAILQYRDSLYYAGEDIVGNFKDSSLVALSKVQMLSITTSDNTGSLWLQQLAGTGTAINQWLESNGFVHTRMNSRTPNRRPNWERYGWGQTTPREMATLLTTIREGKAVSPAASERMYRNLGRIYYDSEALSQIPPYVHTASKSGAVNQSKSEVVLVNAPHGDYVFCIITKNQKDERWAYDNAGSVLIRNVSKILWQHFEPQSDWKPAPGVERY from the coding sequence ATGCGCTTCCTCCAAACTCTGCTTTTCTGCCTGCTAGCCTTCACTTCTTTCGCGCAGAAGCCTAAAGAGAAGATAGACCAAAAACTAACCCAAAAGCTAGAGGCCTTGACCAAAGGGTTTGAAGGCGAGGTGGGTATTTATGTAAAGCATCTGAAGACGGGCAAAACGGTAGCTATTAACGCAGACACGCTCTTTCCTACGGCCAGCATGATCAAGGTCCCTATCATGGTGGGCGTATTCAACAAGATAGAGCGCGGCGAACTAGACCCCAAAGCCATTCTTCAGTACCGTGACTCTTTATATTATGCCGGCGAAGACATTGTGGGCAACTTCAAAGACAGCAGCTTGGTGGCCTTGAGCAAAGTGCAGATGTTGAGCATTACCACGTCAGACAATACGGGCAGTTTGTGGCTACAGCAGTTGGCAGGAACCGGCACGGCCATTAACCAGTGGCTGGAAAGCAACGGCTTTGTGCATACCCGCATGAACTCGCGCACGCCCAACCGAAGGCCCAACTGGGAAAGGTACGGCTGGGGCCAGACCACGCCCCGCGAGATGGCTACGCTCCTGACCACGATTAGGGAAGGCAAAGCGGTGAGCCCCGCCGCCAGTGAACGCATGTACCGCAACCTGGGCCGCATTTACTATGACAGTGAGGCGCTTTCGCAGATACCGCCGTATGTGCATACCGCGTCAAAGTCTGGGGCGGTGAATCAGTCCAAGTCTGAGGTGGTGCTGGTCAACGCGCCCCACGGCGATTACGTGTTCTGCATCATCACCAAAAACCAGAAAGACGAACGCTGGGCCTATGACAACGCAGGCTCTGTTTTGATCAGGAATGTTTCCAAAATCCTCTGGCAGCATTTTGAACCTCAATCTGACTGGAAACCAGCCCCGGGCGTTGAGCGATACTAG
- a CDS encoding outer membrane beta-barrel protein, whose product MLKKSFFACAFSLIAAFSASAQDVTVTSASTAGGGIKPTTGEITGEVQLSLTDGSTVGLNQLRGRYFLSPSTALRLSFALDAYNDTNDDETRSTTLVSLSPGIEKHFAGTDRLSPYIGAELRLSKFFASYEDDNFEVEGGWGTGTNRNYFGLGLGAVAGADYYFAKHVYLGVEFGYGLTYRTYGEVEINPKNGASFTVDDDQNSLTLGSSVNGGLRLGFVF is encoded by the coding sequence ATGTTAAAGAAATCATTTTTTGCCTGCGCATTCAGTTTAATTGCCGCCTTTTCTGCATCTGCCCAAGATGTAACCGTGACTAGCGCTTCTACTGCTGGCGGCGGCATTAAACCTACCACCGGTGAAATCACCGGCGAAGTGCAGCTGAGCCTCACCGATGGCAGCACTGTTGGCTTGAACCAACTTCGTGGCCGCTATTTCCTGAGCCCCAGCACGGCCCTACGGCTATCCTTCGCGTTAGATGCTTACAATGACACTAATGATGATGAGACCCGCAGCACTACCTTGGTGTCACTGTCTCCGGGCATTGAAAAGCATTTTGCCGGCACAGACCGACTATCACCGTACATTGGCGCTGAGCTGCGTTTGAGCAAGTTTTTTGCAAGCTATGAAGATGACAATTTTGAAGTAGAAGGAGGCTGGGGCACTGGCACCAACCGCAACTACTTCGGGTTAGGCTTGGGCGCGGTTGCTGGCGCTGACTATTACTTTGCCAAGCATGTGTACCTGGGCGTGGAATTTGGCTATGGCCTAACTTACCGTACCTACGGAGAAGTAGAAATAAACCCTAAGAACGGCGCATCTTTTACTGTTGACGATGATCAAAACTCATTAACATTAGGTTCTTCTGTGAATGGCGGCCTGCGTTTAGGTTTTGTGTTCTAG
- a CDS encoding 3'-5' exonuclease: protein MSNDFLPLFPNITPVLENVTVLDFETTGLSAGKGRVIEIAALRGANGKVVSQFQTMVRVEAPLPRKITEITGIRDEDLVHGMAEQAAFAILREFIGNSVVVAHNASYDLSFLYAAYRRYKMPAIQHPFLDTLSVCRMRRPSPRSLADMCRVYNVPLPRWHRALPDTTATWHLLHRLHEEASVDPLLNKIVINPKYGSARWLPPLAELVPGPSFSKSDPKDVG, encoded by the coding sequence ATGTCCAATGACTTCCTTCCGCTGTTTCCTAACATCACGCCCGTACTAGAGAATGTGACGGTGCTGGATTTTGAGACCACGGGCCTGAGCGCGGGCAAAGGACGTGTGATTGAGATAGCGGCCTTGCGCGGCGCCAATGGCAAAGTAGTCTCACAGTTTCAGACCATGGTGAGGGTGGAAGCCCCGCTTCCTCGAAAAATCACGGAGATTACAGGCATAAGGGATGAGGACCTGGTACACGGCATGGCAGAGCAGGCGGCGTTCGCCATTCTGAGAGAATTCATTGGAAACAGCGTGGTAGTGGCCCACAACGCAAGCTATGACCTAAGCTTCCTGTACGCCGCTTACCGACGTTATAAAATGCCCGCCATCCAACACCCGTTCTTGGACACGCTCTCTGTATGCCGCATGCGGCGGCCTTCGCCCAGAAGCCTGGCAGATATGTGCCGGGTCTATAACGTGCCCCTTCCCCGCTGGCACCGCGCTTTGCCAGACACCACGGCCACCTGGCACCTGTTGCACCGCCTGCACGAAGAAGCTTCTGTGGACCCCTTGCTCAATAAAATCGTCATCAACCCCAAATATGGGTCGGCGCGTTGGTTGCCGCCGTTGGCAGAACTGGTGCCGGGCCCGTCGTTTTCCAAGTCAGACCCCAAAGATGTAGGCTAG
- a CDS encoding NYN domain-containing protein: MQEKLTRIGVFYDGNYFLQVSNYYAYGHNRKRRISISGLHEFIRGQVAEEEGMDPRLCKIVDAHYFRGRLNAYDASQRGDTLYWDRVFDDILMSEGVTTHYLPVRTTPEGFKQERGIDVWLALEAFEQAFYKRFDVLVLISSDGDYVPLVRKINTLGTRVMALTWEFEYTTDNGQRMTTRPSQDLLAEVNYPLAMHTVIDQRIARNEPSMNRLFVQPDQKRVATATSPDSMEPSSSETHGEGEIMSLKNGYGFIKYPPNNLFFHFTNVIDTDFTELRVGDFVEFEITKDEEGNDVAKSVKMI; this comes from the coding sequence ATGCAGGAAAAATTAACCAGAATTGGCGTCTTCTATGACGGCAATTACTTTCTCCAGGTAAGTAACTATTACGCCTACGGGCACAACCGTAAGCGCCGCATCAGCATATCAGGCTTACATGAGTTCATAAGAGGGCAAGTGGCCGAAGAAGAAGGAATGGACCCGCGCCTTTGCAAGATCGTGGACGCCCACTACTTCAGAGGAAGGCTCAATGCCTATGACGCCAGCCAACGCGGCGACACCCTCTACTGGGACCGCGTCTTTGACGATATTCTCATGTCTGAAGGCGTGACCACCCACTACCTGCCCGTACGCACCACCCCCGAAGGTTTTAAGCAAGAACGCGGCATTGACGTGTGGTTGGCCCTGGAGGCCTTTGAACAGGCCTTTTACAAACGCTTTGACGTGTTGGTGTTGATTTCCTCAGACGGAGACTACGTGCCCCTAGTGCGTAAAATCAATACCCTGGGTACCCGCGTCATGGCCCTTACCTGGGAGTTTGAGTACACCACAGACAACGGCCAGCGCATGACCACGCGTCCGTCCCAGGACCTGCTCGCCGAGGTGAACTATCCGCTGGCCATGCACACCGTCATAGACCAGCGCATTGCCCGCAATGAGCCGTCCATGAACCGTTTGTTTGTACAGCCAGACCAGAAGCGCGTGGCCACCGCCACTTCCCCAGATTCCATGGAACCCTCCTCCAGTGAAACCCACGGCGAAGGCGAGATCATGAGCCTCAAGAACGGCTACGGTTTCATCAAATACCCGCCCAACAACCTGTTCTTCCATTTCACCAACGTCATAGACACAGACTTTACAGAACTGCGCGTAGGCGATTTCGTGGAGTTTGAAATCACCAAAGACGAAGAAGGCAATGACGTGGCCAAGAGCGTGAAAATGATCTAA
- a CDS encoding DUF1599 domain-containing protein, whose product MIHQTAQEYQRVVEACQRLFLQKTQDYGTAWRILRLPSLTDQIFIKAQRIRSIQEKGTQKIQDDITSEFVAIVNYCVIALMQEQLMAAGEEEQALPVDRVRELYETEIRKTHNLQQDKNHDYGEAWRSMRVESMTDLILMKIYRTKQIEDNDGQTLVSEGVEANYRDMLNYAVFCLIKLGYPHGTTSAQ is encoded by the coding sequence TTGATTCACCAAACGGCCCAGGAATACCAGCGTGTAGTAGAGGCGTGTCAGCGCCTGTTCCTTCAGAAGACCCAGGATTATGGAACGGCCTGGCGCATTTTGCGTCTGCCGTCCCTCACAGACCAGATTTTCATCAAGGCGCAGCGCATCCGCTCCATTCAGGAGAAAGGCACCCAGAAGATACAGGATGACATCACCTCTGAGTTTGTAGCCATTGTCAACTACTGCGTCATCGCGCTCATGCAGGAGCAGCTCATGGCGGCCGGCGAAGAGGAGCAGGCCCTGCCCGTAGACCGCGTGCGCGAACTCTATGAAACCGAAATACGCAAAACCCATAACCTGCAACAAGACAAGAACCATGACTACGGCGAGGCTTGGCGCAGCATGCGCGTAGAATCCATGACCGACTTGATCTTGATGAAAATATACCGCACCAAGCAGATAGAGGACAACGACGGGCAGACCCTGGTGTCTGAGGGCGTAGAAGCTAACTACCGTGACATGCTCAACTACGCGGTCTTCTGTCTCATTAAACTAGGCTACCCGCATGGTACTACGTCTGCTCAATAG
- a CDS encoding NAD-dependent epimerase/dehydratase family protein: protein MTTSDDTILVIGACGQLGSELTLELRKLYGNANVVASDIQEPKQADLRDSGPFAIADVLDASRLADLFTQYKFKQVYHLAAILSATGEKNPKFAWKLNMDGLINVLDLCLEHKVERVYWPSSIAVFGPNTPRQDTPQHTVMDPNTVYGISKQAGERWCEYYFEKYGLDVRSLRYPGLIGWKALPGGGTTDYAVDIYHQALDKGTYECFLSEGTYLPMMYMSDAIKATLDLMHAPAEKVKVRSSYNLSAISFSPKEITASIQRHLPDFTITYKPDSRQQIADSWPQSIDDSAARQDWGWQPEFDLDTMTDDMLLNLKESRTTK from the coding sequence ATGACAACTTCTGACGACACGATTCTGGTGATAGGCGCCTGTGGCCAATTAGGCTCTGAACTCACCCTGGAACTGAGAAAATTATACGGCAACGCCAACGTTGTGGCTTCTGACATCCAAGAACCTAAGCAAGCCGATTTGCGCGATTCGGGCCCTTTTGCCATTGCTGACGTGCTGGACGCTTCCCGCCTGGCAGATTTGTTCACCCAATACAAGTTCAAGCAGGTCTATCACTTGGCGGCTATCCTGTCTGCCACCGGTGAGAAGAATCCCAAATTCGCCTGGAAGCTGAACATGGACGGTCTCATCAATGTGCTGGACCTGTGCCTGGAGCATAAAGTAGAGCGCGTTTATTGGCCTTCGTCTATTGCCGTGTTCGGCCCAAATACGCCAAGACAAGACACGCCGCAGCACACCGTCATGGACCCTAACACGGTCTACGGCATCAGCAAGCAGGCTGGTGAGCGCTGGTGCGAGTACTATTTTGAGAAATACGGCCTGGACGTGCGCAGCCTGCGTTACCCGGGTCTTATTGGCTGGAAAGCGCTTCCGGGCGGAGGTACTACGGATTACGCCGTGGACATCTACCACCAGGCCCTAGACAAAGGCACGTATGAGTGTTTCCTGAGCGAAGGCACCTACCTGCCCATGATGTACATGTCTGACGCCATCAAAGCCACTTTGGACTTGATGCACGCTCCGGCAGAAAAAGTAAAAGTGCGTTCCAGCTATAATTTGAGCGCCATCAGCTTCTCGCCTAAAGAGATTACGGCCAGCATTCAACGTCATTTGCCAGACTTCACCATCACTTACAAGCCAGACAGCCGCCAGCAGATAGCCGACTCCTGGCCGCAGAGCATTGACGACAGCGCTGCCCGCCAGGACTGGGGCTGGCAACCAGAGTTCGACCTGGACACCATGACCGATGACATGCTCCTGAACTTGAAAGAATCAAGGACTACGAAGTAG
- a CDS encoding DUF3891 family protein encodes MIVNPHEKGWEVIYQQAHALLAAEIGFAWRVADRPLHFMKTLAAIAQHDDGQKDWTGKYYLTAAGAPANFTQLPFSLEQAQQVMKEAKFQGHWRSLLTSMHLSFLHETVRGQHKTWDAFLDDQIELQKTCRRQLKVNKQQAQYAYDFMQWCDRFSLILCRRELPEMERTLEISQGPDGIRYEVTRLATGDVQVHPWPFQEKELEVSVEASLLIQLQFSTAKELAAALQAAPVQRLVWKIIPR; translated from the coding sequence ATGATAGTAAATCCGCATGAGAAGGGCTGGGAAGTAATCTACCAACAGGCGCACGCCTTGCTGGCGGCAGAGATTGGCTTCGCCTGGCGGGTGGCAGACCGGCCGCTGCACTTCATGAAGACCCTGGCCGCCATTGCCCAGCACGACGACGGCCAGAAGGATTGGACCGGCAAGTACTACCTCACCGCCGCCGGGGCGCCCGCCAATTTCACGCAGTTGCCTTTCTCGCTGGAGCAGGCACAGCAGGTCATGAAAGAAGCCAAGTTCCAGGGCCACTGGCGAAGCCTCCTTACCAGCATGCACCTCTCCTTTCTGCATGAGACGGTGCGCGGCCAGCACAAAACCTGGGACGCCTTCTTAGATGACCAGATAGAACTGCAGAAAACCTGCCGCAGACAGCTTAAAGTCAATAAGCAGCAGGCCCAGTATGCCTATGACTTCATGCAGTGGTGTGACCGCTTCTCCCTCATTCTCTGCCGCCGCGAACTACCCGAAATGGAGCGCACCCTGGAGATAAGCCAGGGGCCAGACGGCATTCGGTATGAGGTCACCCGCCTGGCCACCGGAGACGTGCAGGTACACCCGTGGCCTTTCCAGGAAAAGGAACTGGAGGTGAGCGTAGAGGCCAGCCTTCTCATCCAGTTGCAATTCTCCACCGCCAAAGAACTGGCCGCCGCCCTTCAAGCAGCGCCGGTGCAACGGCTCGTCTGGAAAATAATACCCAGGTAA
- the cdaA gene encoding diadenylate cyclase CdaA — translation MIQLFTIGFLEVEWLDIIDVLLVTVLLYQLYKLLTGSVALKIFLGLLSIYLLYLVVKAAGMELLTIILGQFMGVGVLAAIIVFQPEIRRFLLMIGKTTAFNNDRFFKSFPWRKSQSPDKLSITPFIEAAKSLAGKNTGALIVFARSSELRYYAESGDSIDAVVSKRLLLSIFNKTSPLHDGAVIIHGNRIKAARCILPVTESNDVPASMGLRHRAAIGLTEVTDSIVLVVSEETGQIALVRNGEVYRNLSAADLRSKLNQYLFDIEPKVIEKASAA, via the coding sequence GTGATTCAGTTATTTACCATAGGGTTTTTAGAAGTAGAGTGGCTGGACATCATTGATGTGCTGCTGGTCACCGTCTTGCTCTATCAGCTCTACAAACTGCTCACCGGTAGCGTAGCCCTCAAAATCTTCCTGGGCCTCCTATCCATCTACCTGCTCTACCTGGTGGTAAAGGCCGCCGGCATGGAGCTGCTCACCATTATTCTGGGGCAGTTCATGGGCGTGGGCGTACTGGCGGCCATCATTGTTTTTCAGCCCGAGATCAGGCGTTTCTTGTTGATGATCGGGAAGACCACGGCCTTCAACAATGACCGGTTCTTCAAAAGCTTCCCGTGGCGCAAAAGCCAAAGCCCAGACAAACTGAGCATTACCCCTTTCATTGAGGCCGCCAAGTCCCTGGCCGGCAAGAACACCGGCGCCCTGATTGTCTTCGCAAGAAGCTCTGAGTTGCGTTATTATGCCGAGTCTGGCGATTCTATTGATGCCGTGGTGAGCAAGCGCCTGCTGCTGTCCATCTTCAACAAGACCAGTCCCCTGCATGACGGGGCCGTGATCATCCATGGCAACCGCATCAAAGCCGCGCGCTGTATCCTGCCCGTCACCGAAAGCAACGACGTACCCGCTTCCATGGGCCTCCGCCACCGCGCCGCCATCGGCCTCACCGAAGTCACCGACAGCATTGTGCTGGTGGTTTCTGAGGAAACCGGCCAGATTGCCCTGGTGCGCAACGGCGAAGTCTACCGCAACCTCTCCGCCGCCGACCTCCGCTCCAAACTCAACCAGTACCTCTTTGACATTGAGCCGAAGGTGATTGAGAAAGCATCTGCGGCGTAA
- a CDS encoding DUF4403 family protein, producing the protein MRVPLPLVFWCVLSVFGLGACESSTKLSTQAPSAAVAEQPVPERRLSTINLPVTLPTAVVEKILNEQLTGVIYQDNDITDDDLAVKVTKTGPIRLKAEFSKLYVEVPLHVWAKGRWQWNACELCKNIQKSEETEFDMVVRTESRLQMLPNYQVKSYTTGDFSWGERKPTLSLGPLNINLAPFIEPKLKAQIAPMLKELDSQLQQRLNLQTYLAEAWRQLQQPISVHDTYQAWLTVEPRAVRMTPLELQKNQMRLNVGIDAFISVTTGKKPVLPLQAQLPAFTPVQTLPQEANIAVTTDLPYTYLTQMAQKEVKNQTFKFEEGKHQLTIHDIDISGTGSKLLLALDLSGSGKSGFITKKFQGKVYLQGTPYYDAASQSIKVKDLQYELKTRDQLLNTANWLLQNKFRTQLEDQMTVPIKDQLTSIKTGLQEGLKENRLQEHALLRGSVLSFAPDTLFLTPTGIRALFNATGKVALSLD; encoded by the coding sequence ATGCGTGTACCGTTGCCTCTTGTTTTCTGGTGTGTCTTAAGTGTTTTCGGGCTTGGGGCGTGTGAATCTTCTACCAAGCTTTCTACCCAGGCGCCCAGCGCCGCCGTGGCCGAGCAACCCGTACCAGAGCGCCGCCTTTCCACCATCAACCTGCCCGTCACGCTGCCCACGGCTGTGGTAGAGAAAATCCTGAACGAGCAACTCACCGGCGTCATCTACCAGGACAATGACATCACAGACGATGACCTGGCCGTAAAAGTGACCAAGACCGGTCCTATCAGGCTGAAGGCCGAATTCAGCAAACTATATGTGGAAGTACCCCTGCACGTATGGGCTAAGGGCCGCTGGCAATGGAACGCCTGCGAGCTCTGCAAAAACATCCAGAAGTCTGAGGAAACCGAGTTTGACATGGTGGTGCGCACAGAGAGCCGCCTGCAGATGCTGCCCAACTACCAGGTTAAAAGCTATACCACCGGTGATTTCTCCTGGGGCGAGCGCAAACCCACTCTTTCTTTGGGTCCCTTGAACATCAACCTGGCGCCGTTTATAGAACCCAAGCTCAAAGCCCAGATTGCCCCCATGCTCAAAGAGCTGGACAGCCAACTACAGCAACGCCTGAACCTGCAGACCTACCTTGCCGAGGCCTGGCGGCAGTTGCAACAGCCCATCTCAGTGCATGACACCTACCAGGCCTGGCTCACTGTTGAACCTAGAGCAGTTAGAATGACGCCGCTAGAGCTACAGAAAAACCAGATGCGCCTGAACGTGGGCATTGACGCCTTCATTTCTGTGACTACGGGCAAAAAACCGGTCTTGCCCCTGCAAGCGCAGCTCCCCGCCTTCACCCCGGTACAAACCCTTCCGCAGGAAGCCAACATTGCCGTGACCACAGACCTGCCTTACACCTACCTCACCCAGATGGCGCAGAAAGAGGTAAAAAACCAGACTTTCAAATTTGAAGAAGGTAAACACCAGCTCACCATCCATGACATTGACATCAGTGGCACGGGCTCCAAACTACTCCTGGCGCTAGACCTCAGCGGAAGCGGGAAAAGCGGTTTCATCACCAAGAAGTTTCAGGGAAAGGTCTACCTACAGGGAACTCCCTATTACGATGCCGCCAGCCAAAGCATTAAGGTGAAAGACCTGCAGTATGAACTCAAAACCCGCGACCAGCTCCTAAACACGGCCAACTGGCTGTTGCAAAACAAGTTCAGGACGCAGCTAGAGGACCAGATGACGGTTCCCATAAAAGACCAGCTGACGTCTATCAAAACCGGTCTGCAGGAAGGTCTCAAAGAAAACCGCCTGCAGGAGCACGCCCTCCTGCGGGGAAGCGTGCTCTCCTTCGCGCCAGATACGCTGTTCTTAACGCCCACCGGCATCAGGGCCTTGTTCAACGCCACCGGCAAAGTAGCCCTGTCTCTGGACTAA